The Planctellipticum variicoloris DNA window CCCTCCTCACAGCCACCCGCGCCACGCAGGCGGCCGGCGACTGGACCCGCGCGGAATCGCAGCGCCAGGCCTGGCTGGAACAGTTCATCGTCACCTTCGGCACCGAAGAAAACGACGAAGCCAACACCTTCGACGGCACCGTCTCCCAGGCCCTCGCCATGATGAACGGCGACGTCGTCCAGACCGCGCTCGCCGCAGCGCCGGGAACCGTCCTGGGAGATGTCGTTCGCGATCGATCCACAGAGGCCGAGAAAATCCGCCGTCTCTGCCAGGCGGCCCTCTCCCGCACCCCGACTCAGCGCGAAATGACCTCCATGAAGCGCCTGCTGGCCCGCGCCAGTCGACCCGGCCCGCGCAGCACCGAGGCCTACGAAGACCTCTTCTGGGCGCTGCTGAACTCCAACGAGTTCGCCCTCCTCCACTGACTCTCGAAGTCGCGCGGCGCAGTAGGAACTCCATCACTGCTCTACGCAGCGATCTCGCGTCCCTCCTGCATCCCCCCCCCTCTCTCTCTTCGATTTTGCACTTTGCATTTTTCACTTTTCATTTTGCATTGCCTCTTCCATCCGCCGGGCTCCCCGCCCCGCACAACCCCTGCAATCGGCGCCCGCGCCCCCGCGCCCCGCGGCCTTCTGGCTCCTCCGCCGCGAGGAGTCTTTGGACAGCCGGCCCCCGTGAGCTAGGTTTTCCCTGCCGTCGTTGTCTTTTTGCAACCTGAGCGTCTGGGGGCCAATCCACACGCAAACCCTGGCAGGCCCGCAATGTCCGTCGCTTCGCATTCGTCCGATCTGCAGCCTTCGCATCTCGGGGCAGGCCCGGTCCGCAGCCGTCGCGACTTCGAATCCACGCGCTGCCTCCTCGGCCTCCTTGACCTCGCCGCACTCGGCAAATCCCAGCCCGGTCACGACGACCCCCTCTACGGCGCCATTCAGCGACCAATCCTCAGAAGCCTTCTCTCCGCCCTCCGTTACCGCGACCTCGACACCGTCCGGCACAGCCGCCGCGTTTCCATTCTCGCCGCCGGCCTCGCCAGGTATCTCGGTTGGGACGGGCGACTGCTCAAACTCCTCGAAGTCGCCGCGCTGCTCCATGACATCGGCAAGCTCGGCGTCCCCGACAACATCCTCTTCAAGCCCGCCAGCCTCTCCCGCGAAGAACGCGAAATCCTGGCTCTCCACTACAACGTCAGCCTCGACGTCCTCCAGGCCTGCCGCGTCGCCCCCGAGGTCCTGGAGATGATCGGACAGTCCCAGCACGCCTACCTCACCGATCCCGACGGACACGTCGCTCAACCCCAGGAGCTCCACCTCGGCGCCCGGATTCTGAGCGTCGCCGACGCCTACGAATCCCTCGGCTTCGACCAGCCCTTCCGCGCCGCGCTTCCGCATCCCCAGATCCTGGAGTATCTGCAGAAGCACGCCGGCCGGCGTTACGATGGCACTATCGTCGACGCCCTCGCCCGCTGGCTCAAACAGGACGGCGCCCCCCTCGTCGACGTCGGCTACTTCGCCGAAGAAGCCATCACCCAGGCCGCCACCCTCACCTCCGAACAAGCCCTCGAAGCCAACTCCCTCTGCCGCATCTTCAGCTACCTCCACGTCCTGGAAAGCCTCTACGACGGCTTCTCCCTCGTCGACTCCAGCCTCCAGGTCATCGTCTGGAACCGCGGCCTCGAACGACTCCTCCGCCGCCCGGCGACCGCCGCCCTGGGACAACCCTGGTCCGTCGATCTCCTCGGCTACTGCAACGAGAACGGCGTCGAACTCCGCGAAACCCAGTCCCTCGCCTACCGCGTCCTCGAAACCGGCGTCGCCGCGACCGGCGT harbors:
- a CDS encoding diguanylate cyclase; translation: MSVASHSSDLQPSHLGAGPVRSRRDFESTRCLLGLLDLAALGKSQPGHDDPLYGAIQRPILRSLLSALRYRDLDTVRHSRRVSILAAGLARYLGWDGRLLKLLEVAALLHDIGKLGVPDNILFKPASLSREEREILALHYNVSLDVLQACRVAPEVLEMIGQSQHAYLTDPDGHVAQPQELHLGARILSVADAYESLGFDQPFRAALPHPQILEYLQKHAGRRYDGTIVDALARWLKQDGAPLVDVGYFAEEAITQAATLTSEQALEANSLCRIFSYLHVLESLYDGFSLVDSSLQVIVWNRGLERLLRRPATAALGQPWSVDLLGYCNENGVELRETQSLAYRVLETGVAATGVMHLKRTDGEIVSAEVQCLPVFDAAGQLRGITEIFRDIQNRSGQHPLELRDQRVAASRDALTSVANRGELEIRLTDLVARYQRDPSQIFSTIIIDPDFFRSINETHGHNVGDQVLVALARLLQREAGSGTTVGRYGGEEFVLLCPGHDLQQAWEQAERVRDVIRRSALADIDQLRITVSVGIAEVEPGDSAESLFRRAARALLVAKADGRDRSSRLTAADWQSEDLDAAADRNNSEPFVYTGAFVAVITFDMIVHKLRGFIDEHGARIKRVTSESVRLRIGRRNLLGGWGKSPDRQPVDLELLLGAVVQDRGASASRRSNLVYKVRPVGRAGSPDVFQHRARLVIRDLKQFFVTD